Proteins from a single region of Bdellovibrio bacteriovorus HD100:
- a CDS encoding SpoIIE family protein phosphatase codes for MPLITLTVYLVLALKIFEDDKIAYVFDSSSSMSGTMAAQIKTQLNAVLGTTKPIFQDYLSQQKFSSVGESIFQNEFNLEAIVVFKPSATGAYEKAAVLEKVPSQTDGVLSSLQAQMSGYFAEVEAARRVVKVPFSDDRVFIMEKVSDETNTRNTVFLVIVKMSEASEMFRAAMSQKMYLISSDGTVLFGPDGMPGQKLQSTVSPQFLEGTNKQIAQGAETDRAVDGKELLVSFSRAGFGDLIVVTTVEKEKALGAVQILIRKSLIFFGILISVTVILSLFASSGLTQALTQLFDATKKVAEGDFNIRVDVKSNDEVGSLADNFNIIAAEVSRLLDQTAEKARMESELQTAKTVQETLFPETQAKIGPLSIAGYYEPASECGGDWWHYCQIGNKIFLWIGDATGHGAPAALITSAAKSASTIIERLNITPAKALELLNRSIYDVSKGRIMMTFFLASFDLDTGELAYCNASHEAPFLMKKNEGGTLKKKDLVPLNEVNNPRLGQSRDSVYEQTTIQVEPGDLVFFYTDGIPDIQNPGKEAWGEREFIKALIAANKDFPGVNDSVERFAMSFQAHRQGAPLIDDVTFFVVKNEGLS; via the coding sequence TTGCCACTCATTACACTTACAGTGTATTTGGTTCTGGCGCTGAAAATTTTTGAAGACGACAAGATCGCTTACGTCTTTGATTCTTCCAGCAGCATGTCCGGAACCATGGCGGCTCAAATTAAGACACAGCTTAATGCCGTGCTTGGAACGACCAAACCGATCTTCCAGGATTACCTGAGTCAGCAGAAGTTTTCTTCTGTGGGCGAGTCCATCTTCCAGAATGAATTCAATCTGGAAGCCATTGTGGTCTTTAAGCCTTCCGCCACGGGTGCCTATGAAAAGGCCGCGGTGCTTGAAAAAGTTCCCAGTCAAACTGACGGCGTGTTGAGCAGTCTGCAGGCGCAGATGTCCGGCTACTTTGCCGAAGTGGAGGCCGCTCGCCGTGTGGTGAAGGTTCCCTTCAGTGATGACCGTGTTTTCATAATGGAAAAAGTCAGCGATGAAACCAACACCCGCAACACGGTGTTTTTGGTGATCGTGAAAATGAGTGAAGCCTCCGAGATGTTCCGTGCGGCGATGTCTCAGAAGATGTATCTGATTTCTTCAGACGGCACGGTGCTGTTTGGACCGGATGGAATGCCGGGGCAGAAGCTGCAATCCACCGTCAGTCCGCAGTTCCTGGAAGGCACGAACAAACAGATCGCTCAAGGGGCCGAGACCGACCGCGCGGTCGATGGCAAAGAGCTGCTGGTTTCTTTCTCGCGTGCGGGTTTTGGTGATCTGATAGTGGTGACCACGGTTGAAAAAGAAAAAGCCCTGGGCGCAGTTCAGATCCTGATTCGAAAATCTTTGATCTTCTTCGGTATTTTGATTTCCGTGACGGTGATTTTGAGTCTGTTTGCCTCCAGCGGTTTGACTCAAGCTTTGACACAATTGTTCGATGCCACCAAAAAGGTGGCGGAAGGGGACTTCAACATCCGCGTCGATGTGAAGTCCAATGACGAAGTCGGAAGCCTGGCTGACAATTTCAATATCATAGCGGCGGAAGTGTCGCGTCTGCTGGATCAAACAGCGGAAAAAGCGCGTATGGAATCCGAGCTGCAAACCGCGAAAACCGTGCAAGAAACCCTGTTCCCGGAAACGCAGGCCAAGATCGGTCCGTTGTCGATTGCAGGTTACTATGAGCCGGCCAGCGAGTGCGGTGGCGACTGGTGGCACTACTGTCAGATCGGTAACAAGATCTTCTTGTGGATTGGGGATGCGACGGGGCACGGGGCACCAGCGGCCTTGATCACCAGTGCGGCAAAATCAGCGTCCACAATCATCGAACGTCTGAATATCACTCCGGCCAAAGCGTTGGAGCTGTTGAATCGTTCCATCTATGATGTGTCCAAGGGGCGCATCATGATGACGTTCTTCCTGGCGTCTTTTGATCTGGACACGGGGGAGCTGGCTTACTGCAATGCTTCGCACGAGGCGCCGTTCCTGATGAAAAAAAATGAGGGCGGCACACTAAAAAAGAAAGACCTTGTTCCGTTAAATGAAGTGAACAATCCCAGACTGGGACAGTCCCGTGATTCGGTTTACGAACAAACAACCATTCAGGTTGAGCCGGGAGATCTGGTATTCTTCTATACAGACGGTATTCCTGATATCCAGAACCCGGGTAAAGAGGCGTGGGGCGAGCGTGAGTTTATCAAAGCTCTGATCGCCGCTAACAAGGATTTCCCGGGCGTTAATGATTCGGTGGAGCGTTTTGCAATGAGCTTCCAAGCCCATCGTCAAGGCGCGCCCTTAATCGATGACGTCACGTTTTTTGTAGTGAAAAATGAAGGTCTTAGTTAA
- a CDS encoding FecR domain-containing protein — MSRFGRTEKMIFTGALLVLMVFSYFLYDDSLLFPKSNTGELELIGSVAISQNDVRRKNLDTFSWLPASRKDNVFQNDSIFTGDRSEATIQLQDGTQIRIEPNSLITLNLKNGQMNLDLRYGNLVGELAQGSSLTIKSGTEEFKLEGSPTNTQEKPKIKFNKAHSGTVDLKLLSGDVKYIDKKKQAVKELPKNAVVAVKKDGEIKPVEKPTLLVKTPDNMNWLRVNPDDPLPFEWQGKGDIARYELEVSPNEDFSSVALSKTTNEQRVAVTEPLQPGPYFWRLKTYDRNGEVGVVSPAQRMSITHLAGPQIVTPVQAAQINLELKVKPQEELATTTEVQWKAMSQLKNFTWQVAADPEFQQIIKDGQTDSLAAVTPRLPSGTYWVRVQGQTASNNVSPWSEPVSFTLNLAAHKEERPNKPVLITKQVDFKAPTGERNPASPEAPKLAWKPVLRSKGYQLQISKDISFAEAEKYDITQNQVAWSQFRPGKHYYRVQAKGINGLNSEFSEVGTIDVSVGGLTLNPLKTINAIGQAPGPKETPISWSEVPFAKSYLVQIDKSKEFTAPQQMEYSTTGGNLTLQDPGNYVVRVQALDEANKPLTEFSNIQEVMYTFRTPLVAPPLMEPFNNASIFLQTEMEPFIWLEWKKVEGATSYRIEISDKPDFSRTLIAKSLAGNRFLIKEKVPLGKIYWRVRAEAKGDAEMSEWAEKREFTLYHQKNETFVK; from the coding sequence ATGTCGCGCTTTGGACGAACAGAAAAAATGATCTTTACCGGAGCCCTGCTTGTGCTCATGGTCTTCTCGTACTTCTTGTACGACGACTCTTTATTATTCCCAAAATCAAATACCGGCGAACTGGAACTGATTGGCTCTGTGGCTATTTCCCAAAATGACGTGCGTCGCAAAAATCTGGATACATTCAGTTGGCTTCCCGCTTCGCGCAAAGACAATGTCTTCCAGAATGATTCTATCTTCACGGGGGACCGCTCCGAAGCCACGATCCAGCTTCAGGATGGAACCCAGATCCGCATCGAACCGAATTCTTTGATCACCCTGAACCTTAAAAACGGTCAGATGAATCTGGATCTGCGTTACGGAAACCTGGTCGGGGAACTGGCACAAGGTTCTTCCCTGACGATCAAATCCGGCACCGAAGAGTTCAAACTGGAAGGCTCCCCGACAAATACGCAGGAAAAGCCTAAAATCAAATTCAACAAAGCCCACAGCGGCACCGTGGATTTGAAACTGCTTTCCGGTGACGTAAAATACATCGACAAGAAAAAACAGGCCGTCAAAGAACTGCCTAAGAACGCTGTCGTTGCAGTTAAAAAAGACGGCGAAATCAAGCCGGTTGAAAAACCAACCTTGCTAGTGAAAACTCCGGACAACATGAACTGGCTTCGTGTGAACCCGGATGATCCACTGCCATTTGAATGGCAAGGTAAAGGCGACATTGCCCGTTATGAGCTGGAAGTTTCTCCAAACGAGGACTTCAGCTCTGTGGCCCTTTCAAAAACAACCAACGAACAAAGAGTCGCGGTGACAGAACCTCTGCAGCCGGGCCCTTATTTCTGGCGTTTGAAAACCTATGATCGCAACGGCGAAGTCGGTGTTGTGTCCCCGGCCCAGCGCATGAGCATCACTCACCTGGCCGGTCCACAGATCGTGACGCCAGTTCAAGCCGCGCAAATCAATCTGGAACTGAAAGTAAAACCTCAGGAAGAACTGGCCACCACCACGGAAGTGCAGTGGAAAGCCATGTCCCAGTTGAAAAACTTCACTTGGCAGGTGGCAGCCGATCCGGAATTCCAACAGATCATCAAAGATGGTCAGACGGATTCTTTGGCAGCGGTGACTCCTCGTCTTCCAAGCGGGACTTACTGGGTGCGAGTCCAGGGTCAAACCGCCAGCAACAATGTGTCTCCATGGTCTGAACCTGTTTCGTTCACGTTGAATCTGGCGGCGCACAAAGAAGAGCGTCCAAACAAACCAGTACTGATCACCAAACAAGTGGATTTCAAAGCTCCAACAGGTGAAAGAAACCCAGCTTCCCCGGAAGCTCCGAAACTGGCGTGGAAACCGGTCCTTAGAAGCAAAGGCTATCAGCTGCAAATTTCCAAGGACATAAGCTTTGCCGAAGCAGAGAAATACGACATCACCCAGAATCAAGTGGCCTGGTCACAGTTCCGTCCGGGCAAACACTACTATCGTGTTCAAGCCAAAGGCATCAATGGGCTTAACAGTGAATTCAGTGAAGTGGGAACCATCGACGTCAGCGTCGGCGGCCTGACTTTGAATCCTTTGAAAACTATCAATGCCATCGGCCAGGCTCCGGGTCCCAAAGAAACCCCGATCAGTTGGAGCGAAGTGCCGTTCGCCAAGTCCTATCTGGTGCAAATCGATAAATCGAAAGAATTCACGGCTCCTCAGCAAATGGAATACTCCACCACCGGTGGCAACCTGACGCTGCAGGATCCGGGCAACTATGTTGTGCGTGTTCAGGCTTTGGATGAAGCCAACAAACCACTGACTGAGTTCTCGAATATTCAGGAAGTCATGTACACCTTCCGCACCCCCCTGGTGGCACCACCTCTGATGGAGCCGTTCAACAACGCCTCTATCTTCCTGCAGACCGAGATGGAACCGTTCATCTGGCTGGAATGGAAAAAGGTGGAAGGAGCGACTTCCTACCGCATCGAGATTTCCGACAAACCGGACTTCTCCCGCACCCTGATTGCAAAATCCCTGGCCGGCAACCGCTTCCTGATCAAGGAAAAGGTCCCACTGGGGAAAATCTACTGGAGAGTTCGCGCCGAAGCCAAAGGTGACGCCGAAATGTCCGAGTGGGCTGAAAAACGTGAGTTCACCCTTTACCATCAGAAGAATGAGACCTTCGTAAAATGA
- a CDS encoding response regulator, with the protein MESGKSKILILEDDESVRSALKEILSRAGHSVFVASRPDEANSILASNSNIEFLFCDCLLPQMTGLDFIKQARANYPSSKFKVVLMSGIYTDKSFIQEATQSTQAVAFMKKPFDMEQVLKIVKKEEAPRREESSARKLLYQMFANPTVTNRQKRKVIESIEEVSGFDLPFLYSLLVETKSGGYLNIYNADGSVSGISFCNGNIVGVDVDDKTTFLGEMLIQSGYATPQDVQEALRVKNNRRIGDYLIQNNQLSPHAFDLILMEQMNIRLVRTIVDQKIRVNFASAEVEMSNPSIDADSLSFYLHDWIASKISVNWLKSLYVMWSGNIIVKSPTFRDDHPALSMSLVKSLEGLTVKLNNQITLTQLLDIKGYNEVAVYKAIHFLLTKGLIVFAQRAAFASPAEQLKVIKKIATELENKNSYEIVAYMETGTGGGSAESILSDFMTLLGDEPTDTASEVYSQWHKVRKLAEDAMTASKDTNKIDQIRQATQRNEAEAKLRANSLMEEVKKALQYTQYAKALELLAEVSKLNPQTQQLHLYSSWAKLGSVEVAKKNFVLKEVELELMQVPPDERYDTLFPFVIGLFNKTKGDMVAARKSFEKSVALDPSFIPARREISVLAAANKKQDVFNVDLKQVVSGFFKKK; encoded by the coding sequence GTGGAATCAGGCAAATCTAAGATCTTGATATTGGAAGACGACGAGTCGGTCAGATCGGCCTTAAAAGAAATTTTAAGCCGCGCTGGTCATTCTGTCTTTGTCGCGTCCCGCCCGGACGAGGCCAATAGCATTCTTGCCAGCAATTCCAACATCGAATTCCTGTTCTGTGACTGCTTGCTGCCACAGATGACGGGCCTTGATTTCATCAAACAAGCCCGCGCCAATTATCCTTCTTCCAAGTTCAAAGTCGTTCTGATGAGCGGTATCTATACCGACAAGTCCTTCATTCAGGAAGCGACTCAAAGCACCCAGGCCGTGGCTTTCATGAAAAAGCCGTTCGACATGGAGCAGGTGCTGAAGATCGTTAAAAAAGAAGAAGCTCCGCGCCGCGAAGAATCCAGCGCGCGCAAGCTGCTGTATCAGATGTTCGCCAACCCGACAGTGACCAACCGCCAGAAAAGAAAGGTGATTGAGTCCATTGAAGAGGTCAGCGGCTTTGACTTGCCATTCCTGTATTCACTGCTGGTGGAAACCAAGAGCGGTGGTTATTTGAACATCTATAATGCCGACGGTTCCGTGTCCGGTATCTCGTTCTGTAACGGGAATATTGTGGGTGTGGACGTGGACGATAAAACCACCTTCCTGGGCGAGATGCTGATTCAGAGTGGTTACGCGACTCCGCAGGATGTGCAGGAAGCCCTGCGTGTAAAAAACAACCGCCGTATTGGGGACTATCTGATTCAGAACAATCAGCTAAGCCCCCATGCCTTTGACCTGATCCTGATGGAGCAAATGAACATCCGTCTGGTGCGCACGATCGTTGATCAGAAAATCCGCGTGAACTTTGCGTCTGCGGAAGTTGAGATGAGCAATCCAAGCATCGATGCTGACAGTCTGTCTTTCTATCTGCATGATTGGATCGCCTCCAAGATTTCAGTCAACTGGCTGAAGTCTTTGTATGTGATGTGGTCCGGTAACATCATCGTGAAAAGTCCGACTTTCCGCGATGATCATCCGGCCTTGAGCATGTCTCTGGTGAAATCCCTGGAAGGTCTGACGGTGAAGCTGAACAACCAGATCACTCTGACGCAGCTTCTGGATATCAAAGGTTATAATGAGGTGGCCGTTTACAAGGCCATTCACTTCCTTTTGACCAAGGGACTGATTGTCTTTGCCCAGCGTGCGGCTTTCGCAAGTCCGGCTGAGCAACTGAAAGTCATCAAAAAGATCGCCACAGAGCTTGAAAACAAGAATTCTTATGAAATCGTCGCTTACATGGAAACGGGGACCGGTGGTGGTTCTGCAGAATCCATTTTGTCTGACTTTATGACCTTGCTGGGGGACGAACCGACTGACACGGCGTCGGAAGTCTATTCCCAATGGCATAAGGTGCGCAAGCTTGCGGAAGACGCGATGACGGCATCTAAAGACACCAACAAAATTGATCAGATCCGTCAGGCTACTCAACGAAATGAAGCCGAAGCCAAACTTCGCGCAAATTCCCTGATGGAAGAAGTCAAAAAAGCCCTGCAGTACACCCAGTACGCAAAAGCACTGGAACTATTGGCTGAGGTTTCCAAGTTGAATCCGCAAACCCAGCAGCTGCATCTGTACAGCTCTTGGGCAAAACTGGGTTCTGTCGAAGTAGCCAAGAAGAACTTCGTTCTGAAAGAAGTGGAACTGGAGTTGATGCAGGTTCCGCCGGATGAGCGCTATGACACGCTTTTCCCGTTTGTGATTGGTCTGTTCAATAAAACCAAAGGCGATATGGTGGCCGCACGCAAATCCTTCGAAAAGAGTGTGGCGCTGGATCCTTCCTTCATTCCTGCTCGTCGGGAAATTTCTGTCTTGGCGGCTGCTAATAAAAAGCAGGACGTCTTTAACGTCGACCTTAAACAGGTTGTTTCGGGCTTCTTTAAAAAGAAATAA
- a CDS encoding ATP-binding protein translates to MRIQYSLFDTLLEPVFVLTADQKVVYCNETAAIVAGLSIRKITRGMKFNELFQFSEPIEALDNLIGVSDATPYKEVNFKALHAEEGKVQITLQPIFDSMGDKNWIVFVRDVTLEERLQKKYRAELEQKEGVITALEEAKVQLENYSKNLEQMVADRTRELSRLNTTMSALLDSLGQGFFIFNAEGKILDVSSKACEATVECKPDGQLIWDVLKLPENKVEGFKKWMQTLFMEMLPFEDLACLGPETYPHTKERNIALEYHPLRSNEGVMEGVVVVASDITSLVEAQKQAEREKEHAKLIIHMIKSKREIHRFIQEAQGLLGQVRDEVSKDDGPYDTEELFRSLHTLKGGAALFSIKDVAEACHQAEGLLAELKVSWTHPGFIALRGKCFEVEEFFHKFLDQTKEILGSSNMPEERQIEVAISKLNHIARKVGSLPGGGVVAQELLLELAMEPVAGFIEPYNDVMLRVAEQTDKMVSPLKIHNGNIMVIPEIYSGLFSTFVHAFRNAVDHGIEMPDHRVDIGKPAEGQVDVTFSLNHNSPGSYLLVQIKDDGGGIDPARIREKLTGKGLDASAETDQQIIQHIFDSQFSTREQVTDISGRGVGMDAIKVAAEELGGRVWVESTVGQGSTLFVEVPYITEFQKDKKLPTAA, encoded by the coding sequence ATGAGAATCCAGTACTCCCTCTTCGACACCCTTTTAGAGCCCGTTTTTGTTCTGACTGCAGATCAGAAGGTTGTCTATTGCAATGAAACCGCCGCGATCGTGGCCGGTCTTTCCATTCGCAAGATCACAAGAGGCATGAAGTTCAATGAACTGTTCCAATTCAGCGAACCCATTGAAGCTCTGGACAATCTGATCGGTGTCTCGGATGCGACCCCGTATAAAGAGGTCAATTTCAAGGCCCTCCACGCGGAAGAAGGCAAGGTGCAGATCACTCTGCAGCCGATCTTTGATTCCATGGGTGACAAGAACTGGATTGTCTTTGTTCGTGACGTGACTTTGGAAGAACGTCTGCAGAAGAAATACCGCGCTGAACTTGAGCAAAAAGAAGGCGTCATCACAGCGCTGGAAGAAGCCAAAGTTCAGCTTGAAAACTACAGTAAAAACCTGGAACAGATGGTGGCTGACCGCACGCGCGAGTTGTCCCGCCTCAACACAACCATGTCCGCCCTGCTGGACAGCCTGGGTCAGGGTTTCTTTATCTTTAATGCTGAAGGAAAAATTCTGGATGTATCCTCGAAGGCCTGCGAAGCCACAGTGGAATGCAAACCAGATGGTCAGCTGATCTGGGATGTCTTAAAACTTCCTGAAAACAAAGTGGAAGGCTTCAAAAAATGGATGCAGACCCTGTTCATGGAGATGCTGCCATTTGAAGACCTGGCGTGCCTGGGACCTGAAACCTACCCACACACCAAAGAGCGTAATATCGCCCTTGAATACCACCCGCTTCGCAGCAACGAAGGCGTGATGGAAGGCGTGGTGGTCGTGGCATCTGATATCACTTCGCTGGTCGAAGCCCAAAAACAAGCCGAGCGCGAAAAAGAACACGCAAAATTGATCATTCACATGATCAAATCCAAACGTGAAATTCACCGCTTCATTCAGGAAGCTCAGGGCTTGCTGGGTCAAGTCCGCGATGAAGTCAGCAAAGACGACGGCCCTTACGACACAGAAGAGCTCTTCCGCAGTCTGCACACCCTGAAAGGGGGCGCAGCGCTGTTTTCGATCAAAGATGTTGCCGAAGCCTGCCATCAGGCCGAGGGACTGCTTGCCGAACTGAAAGTGTCCTGGACTCATCCGGGCTTTATCGCCCTTCGTGGCAAATGTTTTGAAGTCGAAGAGTTCTTCCACAAGTTCCTGGATCAGACCAAAGAGATCCTGGGAAGCTCGAACATGCCTGAAGAGCGTCAGATCGAAGTCGCTATCAGCAAACTGAACCATATCGCCCGCAAAGTGGGCTCACTGCCTGGTGGCGGAGTCGTGGCGCAGGAACTGTTGCTGGAACTTGCGATGGAGCCGGTCGCTGGATTTATCGAGCCTTACAACGACGTGATGCTGCGAGTGGCTGAACAAACAGACAAAATGGTCTCCCCGCTGAAGATTCACAACGGCAACATAATGGTGATTCCGGAAATTTACAGTGGTTTGTTCTCGACCTTCGTGCATGCCTTCAGAAATGCTGTGGATCACGGTATCGAAATGCCGGATCACCGCGTGGACATCGGCAAACCTGCCGAAGGCCAGGTGGATGTGACCTTCAGTCTGAATCACAATTCCCCAGGGTCTTATTTGTTGGTACAGATCAAGGATGACGGTGGCGGTATTGACCCGGCCCGCATTCGCGAAAAGCTTACCGGCAAGGGCCTGGATGCGTCCGCGGAAACCGATCAGCAGATCATTCAGCATATCTTCGACAGTCAGTTCTCAACCCGCGAGCAAGTCACGGACATCTCCGGCCGTGGTGTGGGTATGGACGCCATCAAAGTCGCAGCTGAAGAGCTGGGCGGCCGCGTATGGGTCGAATCCACCGTAGGCCAGGGCTCCACCCTGTTTGTGGAGGTCCCTTACATCACCGAATTCCAAAAAGACAAAAAACTGCCAACCGCCGCCTAG
- a CDS encoding PKD domain-containing protein: protein MNYGRVLLPLSLIVLAGCQKSALSEGSADTMEAASYCAGQLSKASSEDVRIVGKSATEAGSTVSYSLDQAGNCVSSSDVTWKVAGASRTKTSASGMTSTFKLAGTYVVTAQEKTSGSEDISLSLVTTVVKEDLKISGPQAGFVFNPMSFEVVIPSGVDAQSIVWNFNDGTATVSNARTVEHSFFNVGTYQVQATVTDADGKVTVASHRVTVMTVIDDMDCLEDLRISGANEAKVKIATMMHVYLPACLVNKVGAVRWNFGDGGTAANQSVTHAYQTVGTYAVTATLYLGDNQEPWVTLDHSIRVIEDLDVDPEPEVPVDPNACTVAGATRESQGELVSEEVACGVNGKKTVSYRDRVVEECKLVVEKLNWVEVSRTKEITNEGSCEGQSCKLPDGSLLAHGASQVLYSNSTPVGSCSSVSESRTCNNGVLSGSSTHNQVTCHEGCGSFGSHGTVKTGVITGETKVPLKCSFNEEGFFDLYNEISDQTCTDGQIISSNTRQGTMKEAGKCPVYKYAPTDNFTACTADCGGKQNRIFVCVDDKGVTVDDSRCADQVKPVEERLCDANPEAVRSQSSVTTIEEANSSATCPANQIGVIVKTREVVTTKTMACIDHSVQLESEVAVPGAWVEEKYCRDYVARRCSHDSLSNTEAKGRYDWMVKCQDELPVIKEFLTSFANVTVTVGGKKVGLGSSGQEIYATFMDRAYNPEKAWIAPKKANAPCTMPATAYVATVCVSSCATPEQQILAEEVVSKKLKYMSFFDALTSQSAYVGTMQSADSLNKNAVVKTKVDQWVTELVDGDHEILVFKMKSGRELRVTKNHPILSQDGSMKVAEEFKVGESLVQSGGTLDAIVSINEIKYFGKVYNVFVQSNAPHKNVVLINGYLNGSAFFQNAGAKEMNRTIFRNNMTRGVFGK from the coding sequence ATGAACTACGGAAGAGTCTTACTGCCCCTGAGTTTAATCGTTCTAGCAGGATGTCAGAAAAGCGCTTTGAGTGAAGGTTCAGCAGATACTATGGAGGCGGCAAGTTACTGTGCCGGTCAGCTTTCCAAAGCATCCAGCGAAGACGTTCGCATCGTGGGTAAATCAGCTACAGAAGCAGGAAGCACTGTCAGCTACTCCTTGGATCAGGCCGGGAACTGTGTGAGCAGTTCTGATGTCACATGGAAGGTGGCAGGGGCCAGTCGCACTAAAACTTCGGCGTCCGGGATGACGTCGACGTTTAAATTGGCCGGTACCTATGTGGTGACTGCGCAGGAGAAAACTTCTGGATCTGAAGACATCTCCTTGTCTTTGGTGACGACGGTTGTGAAAGAGGATCTTAAGATCTCTGGTCCACAAGCCGGTTTTGTCTTTAACCCTATGAGTTTTGAGGTTGTGATTCCTTCCGGTGTGGACGCTCAGTCCATCGTTTGGAATTTTAATGACGGCACTGCGACTGTCAGCAACGCCAGAACAGTTGAACACTCCTTCTTTAATGTTGGGACATATCAGGTTCAGGCCACAGTGACTGACGCCGATGGCAAAGTGACTGTTGCCAGCCACCGTGTGACTGTGATGACGGTGATTGATGATATGGACTGCCTGGAGGACTTGCGTATTTCAGGTGCCAACGAAGCGAAAGTGAAAATCGCTACGATGATGCACGTTTATCTGCCAGCGTGTCTGGTAAATAAAGTCGGTGCTGTTCGCTGGAACTTCGGTGATGGTGGCACGGCGGCGAATCAGTCTGTGACTCATGCTTATCAGACGGTGGGCACTTATGCTGTGACGGCGACTTTGTACCTGGGTGATAATCAGGAACCTTGGGTGACTTTGGATCATTCCATTCGTGTGATCGAGGATCTTGATGTTGATCCGGAACCAGAAGTTCCAGTGGATCCAAATGCTTGTACCGTTGCGGGTGCAACCCGTGAATCCCAGGGTGAACTGGTGTCTGAAGAAGTGGCCTGCGGTGTGAATGGTAAAAAGACTGTTTCTTACCGTGACCGTGTGGTTGAAGAATGTAAACTTGTCGTTGAAAAACTGAACTGGGTGGAAGTGTCTCGCACGAAAGAAATCACCAACGAAGGTTCTTGTGAAGGTCAGTCTTGTAAATTGCCTGATGGCAGTCTGCTGGCGCACGGGGCTTCCCAGGTTCTATATTCCAACTCGACTCCAGTGGGTTCTTGCTCCAGCGTGAGTGAATCCCGCACTTGTAATAACGGTGTATTGTCCGGCTCCAGCACGCACAACCAGGTGACTTGTCACGAGGGTTGCGGCAGCTTCGGTTCCCACGGCACTGTAAAAACGGGTGTGATCACGGGTGAAACGAAAGTTCCATTGAAATGTTCTTTCAATGAAGAGGGCTTCTTTGACCTTTATAACGAAATCTCTGACCAGACTTGTACTGACGGTCAGATCATCAGCTCGAACACTCGTCAGGGCACGATGAAAGAAGCAGGGAAATGCCCGGTTTACAAATACGCTCCTACGGACAACTTTACGGCTTGTACCGCGGATTGCGGCGGCAAACAAAACCGTATCTTCGTCTGCGTGGACGATAAAGGTGTGACTGTTGATGACAGCCGCTGTGCGGACCAAGTGAAACCAGTGGAAGAGCGTCTGTGTGATGCCAACCCTGAAGCGGTTCGCAGTCAGTCCTCTGTAACGACAATCGAAGAGGCCAATTCATCTGCAACTTGTCCGGCGAACCAAATTGGTGTGATCGTCAAAACCCGTGAGGTTGTGACGACTAAAACCATGGCTTGTATCGATCACTCTGTTCAGCTGGAAAGCGAAGTGGCGGTTCCAGGTGCTTGGGTTGAGGAAAAATACTGCCGTGACTACGTAGCGCGTCGTTGTTCTCACGACAGCTTGAGCAACACCGAAGCTAAAGGGCGCTACGACTGGATGGTGAAATGTCAGGACGAGCTGCCAGTGATCAAGGAATTCCTGACCAGCTTTGCCAACGTGACAGTGACTGTCGGCGGTAAAAAAGTGGGTCTGGGTTCTTCCGGTCAGGAAATCTATGCGACCTTCATGGATCGTGCATACAATCCTGAAAAAGCATGGATCGCTCCGAAGAAAGCCAATGCTCCATGTACAATGCCTGCGACGGCTTACGTGGCAACAGTGTGCGTGTCTTCATGTGCGACTCCAGAGCAGCAGATTCTGGCTGAAGAGGTCGTAAGCAAGAAACTGAAATACATGTCCTTCTTTGATGCTCTGACTTCACAGTCCGCTTATGTGGGTACAATGCAGTCCGCGGATTCTTTGAACAAGAATGCGGTTGTGAAAACCAAAGTGGATCAGTGGGTGACCGAACTGGTGGACGGCGACCACGAGATCCTGGTGTTCAAAATGAAGTCCGGCCGTGAACTGCGTGTGACGAAAAATCACCCGATCCTGAGTCAGGATGGGTCCATGAAAGTGGCTGAAGAGTTCAAAGTCGGAGAGTCCTTGGTTCAAAGTGGTGGAACACTGGATGCGATTGTCTCCATCAACGAGATCAAGTACTTCGGTAAGGTTTACAACGTGTTTGTTCAGTCCAATGCGCCTCACAAAAACGTGGTGCTGATAAATGGATACCTGAACGGATCCGCATTCTTCCAGAATGCCGGGGCGAAGGAAATGAACAGAACGATCTTCCGTAACAACATGACCCGTGGAGTGTTTGGCAAATGA